A genomic window from Clostridium aceticum includes:
- a CDS encoding NYN domain-containing protein, whose amino-acid sequence MKEYLIIDGYNVINAWSELKALAEESLEEARIELVERMAEYQSYKGINIIVVFDAHMVKGTMEKNDAIKGIKVVFTKEKETADSYIEKFIVQLSKRHRAAVVTNDWAEQQVVLGGGATRTSVRELIIDYGTIKQNIQRKTEVLKQEKDSLSNRIDPLILEKLEKFRRRS is encoded by the coding sequence TTGAAGGAGTATTTAATAATAGACGGATATAATGTGATTAATGCATGGTCTGAACTAAAAGCTTTAGCAGAAGAAAGTTTAGAAGAAGCAAGGATAGAATTGGTTGAAAGAATGGCTGAATACCAAAGTTATAAAGGGATCAATATTATTGTTGTATTTGATGCCCATATGGTCAAAGGAACGATGGAAAAGAATGATGCCATAAAAGGTATAAAAGTAGTTTTTACAAAAGAAAAGGAAACTGCTGATAGCTATATTGAAAAGTTTATTGTGCAGTTGTCTAAAAGGCATCGTGCTGCGGTGGTAACCAATGATTGGGCAGAGCAACAAGTCGTACTGGGGGGAGGCGCCACCAGGACCTCTGTTAGAGAACTAATTATAGATTATGGTACAATAAAACAAAATATTCAGAGAAAAACAGAGGTTTTAAAACAAGAAAAGGATTCTCTATCTAATCGTATTGATCCATTAATTTTAGAAAAGCTTGAAAAATTCAGACGAAGGTCATGA
- the rplL gene encoding 50S ribosomal protein L7/L12 yields the protein MTIEQILEAIENMKVLELNELVKAAEEKFGVSAAAPVVVGGAVAGAAAEEEKTEFDVILASAGASKIGVIKIVREITGLGLKEAKELVDNAPKPLKEGIAKDEAEAMKAKLEEAGAVIEVK from the coding sequence ATGACAATCGAACAAATCTTAGAAGCGATTGAAAATATGAAAGTATTAGAGTTAAATGAATTAGTAAAAGCAGCAGAAGAGAAATTTGGTGTATCTGCAGCTGCTCCAGTAGTAGTAGGTGGTGCAGTAGCAGGTGCAGCAGCTGAAGAAGAAAAAACAGAATTTGATGTAATTTTAGCTAGTGCGGGTGCATCTAAGATCGGTGTAATCAAAATAGTAAGAGAGATCACTGGATTAGGATTAAAAGAAGCTAAAGAATTAGTAGACAATGCTCCAAAGCCGCTTAAAGAAGGTATAGCTAAAGACGAGGCTGAAGCAATGAAGGCTAAGTTAGAAGAAGCGGGTGCAGTAATAGAAGTTAAGTAG
- the rlmB gene encoding 23S rRNA (guanosine(2251)-2'-O)-methyltransferase RlmB, giving the protein MKKVANNQIEGRNPVMEALKSHREIDKILVAKGAKEGSIQKIIAMAKEQGVFIQYVERQKLNELSESDNHQGVIAMVAAYKYSELEDILEIAKTRGEKPFVLLLDEITDPHNLGSIMRTADAVGAHGIIIPKRRSVGLTATVAKTSAGAIEYVPVVKVSNIAQTIDKLKSEGLWVAGADLGGKSNHFEADFTGAIALVIGSEGKGISRLIREKCDFLVTIPMVGKVASLNASVAAATLMYEVLRQRKNYGDK; this is encoded by the coding sequence ATTAAGAAAGTGGCAAATAATCAAATAGAAGGAAGAAATCCTGTCATGGAGGCTTTAAAATCTCATAGGGAGATTGATAAAATATTAGTGGCTAAGGGTGCTAAAGAGGGTTCTATCCAAAAGATAATAGCAATGGCTAAGGAACAAGGTGTTTTTATTCAATATGTTGAAAGACAAAAGCTAAATGAGTTGTCTGAATCTGACAATCATCAAGGTGTCATAGCCATGGTAGCAGCTTATAAGTATAGCGAGTTAGAAGACATATTGGAAATAGCGAAAACAAGAGGTGAAAAGCCATTTGTTTTATTGTTAGATGAGATTACAGATCCTCATAATCTAGGTTCTATTATGAGAACTGCGGATGCGGTGGGGGCTCATGGTATCATCATACCTAAGAGACGTTCTGTAGGTCTGACTGCTACCGTAGCAAAAACCTCTGCGGGGGCTATAGAATATGTGCCTGTGGTTAAGGTATCTAATATAGCTCAGACAATAGATAAGCTAAAATCAGAGGGTCTCTGGGTAGCAGGTGCTGACTTAGGAGGAAAAAGCAACCATTTTGAAGCAGACTTTACCGGTGCTATAGCTCTGGTTATTGGAAGCGAAGGAAAAGGTATATCTAGGCTTATTAGAGAAAAATGCGATTTTTTAGTTACGATACCAATGGTTGGAAAGGTAGCCTCATTAAATGCCTCAGTAGCAGCTGCCACCCTGATGTATGAAGTCCTTAGACAGAGAAAGAACTATGGTGATAAATAG
- the thyX gene encoding FAD-dependent thymidylate synthase: MKATLKLKLLAYTPNPDAVVAKGGKLCYYPGGIEELEEGLTEEKIGRFVTMLAEMEHESPLEHAVFTFGIEGVSRSLTHQLVRHRLASYSQKSQRYVSEGSFEYVIPKDISNNEEAQKTFIKAMENAQEAYDKITEELLAEKIKGFYKEKKQTIEVGNQEIIQHCKKHFKRDYSALEKLAIENARAVLPNACETKIIVTMNARILLHFFKKRCCSRAQEEIRDLATEMLKLVKTVAPNIFRYAGPACVHDVCPEGDMTCGRAKEIREQFNRI, encoded by the coding sequence ATGAAAGCAACATTAAAACTAAAACTATTGGCGTATACGCCAAATCCTGATGCTGTTGTGGCAAAAGGGGGCAAGCTTTGCTATTACCCGGGAGGGATTGAAGAATTAGAAGAGGGTTTAACGGAAGAAAAGATAGGTAGATTTGTGACGATGTTGGCGGAAATGGAACACGAATCTCCTCTAGAACACGCTGTATTTACCTTCGGGATAGAGGGTGTTTCCCGAAGTTTAACTCATCAATTGGTTCGACATAGATTGGCTAGTTACAGTCAGAAGTCCCAGAGATATGTTTCAGAAGGTAGTTTTGAGTACGTGATTCCTAAAGATATAAGCAACAATGAAGAAGCACAAAAAACCTTTATAAAGGCTATGGAAAATGCACAAGAAGCCTATGATAAAATCACTGAAGAACTATTGGCTGAAAAAATAAAGGGATTTTATAAGGAAAAAAAACAAACAATAGAGGTAGGGAATCAAGAAATTATCCAACACTGTAAAAAACACTTTAAAAGGGATTATAGCGCCTTAGAAAAGTTGGCTATAGAAAATGCAAGGGCAGTTTTACCAAACGCTTGTGAAACAAAAATTATTGTTACAATGAATGCTAGAATATTACTACATTTTTTCAAAAAACGCTGTTGTAGTCGTGCACAAGAAGAAATTAGGGACTTAGCTACTGAAATGTTAAAACTAGTTAAGACAGTGGCACCTAATATCTTTAGATATGCAGGCCCTGCTTGCGTACATGATGTTTGTCCAGAAGGAGACATGACCTGTGGACGGGCTAAGGAGATTAGAGAGCAGTTTAACAGGATATAG
- a CDS encoding Mini-ribonuclease 3, whose translation MVKELLENMVNGGEVKTEKEVKMMAPLTLAYMGDAVFEAFIRNYLILTGNVSVKELHKNAIRYVKAKAQAEIIHELEKELTQEEWGVVKKGRNQKSASPPKNADLIDYKYATGFETLLGYLFYTGKTDRLMEIMKKSVDIINSN comes from the coding sequence ATGGTAAAGGAACTACTAGAAAACATGGTTAATGGTGGGGAAGTAAAAACAGAGAAGGAAGTAAAAATGATGGCACCATTAACCTTAGCCTATATGGGAGATGCTGTATTTGAGGCCTTTATCCGCAATTATCTTATTTTAACAGGAAATGTTTCGGTAAAGGAACTCCACAAAAATGCTATACGATATGTAAAGGCGAAGGCACAGGCAGAAATTATCCATGAACTAGAAAAAGAACTAACCCAAGAAGAATGGGGAGTTGTAAAAAAAGGAAGAAATCAAAAGTCGGCTTCTCCTCCAAAGAATGCTGATCTTATAGACTATAAGTATGCAACGGGATTTGAAACTTTGCTGGGTTATCTATTTTATACAGGCAAAACAGATCGTTTGATGGAAATTATGAAAAAGTCAGTAGATATTATCAATAGCAACTAG
- the nusG gene encoding transcription termination/antitermination protein NusG: MSQDIKWYVVHTYSGYENKVKVNIEKMVANRGMEDFILEIKVPTEEKVEIKNGKKKIKETKLFPGYVLIKMIMTDETWYIVRNTRGVTGFVGPSSKPIPLTDAEVRSMGVEEVRQEIDMKVGDTVRVISGPFESFIGTIEHVNLEKETFKVLISMFGRETPVELEFSQVESL, translated from the coding sequence ATGTCCCAAGATATAAAATGGTATGTAGTGCATACTTATTCAGGCTATGAAAACAAAGTAAAAGTAAATATTGAGAAAATGGTTGCCAACAGAGGTATGGAGGACTTTATATTAGAAATTAAGGTACCTACAGAAGAAAAAGTAGAAATAAAAAATGGTAAAAAGAAAATAAAAGAAACCAAACTATTCCCAGGTTATGTGCTAATTAAAATGATTATGACGGATGAAACCTGGTATATAGTGAGGAACACCCGTGGTGTTACTGGATTTGTTGGGCCTAGTTCTAAACCTATACCATTAACAGATGCAGAAGTAAGGTCAATGGGTGTGGAGGAAGTACGTCAAGAAATTGATATGAAGGTTGGCGATACGGTAAGAGTCATTTCAGGTCCTTTTGAAAGTTTCATAGGAACAATTGAGCATGTTAACTTGGAAAAAGAAACGTTTAAAGTACTCATATCCATGTTTGGTAGAGAAACCCCTGTAGAGTTAGAATTTTCACAGGTGGAATCGCTGTAG
- the rplK gene encoding 50S ribosomal protein L11 — protein MAKKVVGQIKLQIPAGKATPAPPVGPALGQHGVNIMGFCKEFNAKTAEQAGLIIPVVISVYQDRSFTFITKTPPAAVLIKKAVGIETASGEPNKKKVAKISKDKLREIAELKMPDLNANTVEAAMNMIAGTARSMGIEVEA, from the coding sequence ATGGCAAAAAAAGTTGTGGGACAAATCAAGCTACAAATTCCTGCGGGCAAAGCTACACCAGCGCCACCAGTTGGACCTGCATTAGGACAGCATGGTGTGAACATCATGGGATTCTGTAAGGAGTTCAATGCTAAGACTGCTGAGCAGGCTGGATTAATTATTCCAGTAGTTATTTCTGTTTATCAAGATAGATCCTTTACTTTTATTACAAAAACGCCACCAGCTGCAGTTTTAATTAAAAAAGCAGTAGGAATTGAAACGGCATCGGGTGAGCCTAATAAAAAGAAAGTAGCGAAGATCTCTAAAGATAAATTAAGAGAAATAGCTGAGCTTAAAATGCCTGATTTAAATGCTAATACTGTTGAAGCTGCAATGAATATGATAGCAGGGACAGCTAGAAGTATGGGTATAGAAGTAGAGGCTTAA
- the sigH gene encoding RNA polymerase sporulation sigma factor SigH, with amino-acid sequence MCVGVVVAKREEFIEENDLLDETIVEAAKNGERQAVELLIKKYKNFVRSKARSYFLIGADREDIIQEGMIGLYKAIRDYKPDKLSSFKAFAELCITRQIITAIKTATRQKHIPLNSYVSLNKPIYDEESDRTLLDVISGHKITDPEELMICKEELVHIESKIGEILSDLECKVLMLYLQGRSYQEIAYDLKRHVKSIDNALQRVKRKLERYLEIRYT; translated from the coding sequence ATGTGTGTGGGCGTTGTGGTAGCAAAAAGAGAAGAATTTATAGAAGAAAACGATTTGCTAGATGAAACGATTGTAGAAGCTGCGAAAAACGGAGAAAGACAAGCTGTAGAGTTGCTGATAAAAAAATATAAAAACTTTGTGCGCTCTAAGGCAAGATCTTATTTTCTAATAGGAGCAGATCGGGAAGATATTATACAGGAAGGGATGATAGGCTTGTATAAGGCTATTAGAGATTATAAACCGGACAAGCTTTCATCTTTTAAGGCATTTGCAGAGCTTTGTATTACAAGGCAAATTATTACTGCCATCAAGACTGCTACTAGGCAAAAGCATATTCCACTAAATTCTTATGTTTCTTTAAACAAACCTATCTATGATGAAGAATCTGATAGGACGTTGTTAGATGTGATTTCTGGGCATAAGATCACAGATCCAGAGGAACTGATGATTTGCAAAGAAGAATTAGTACACATAGAGAGTAAAATAGGAGAAATACTAAGTGATTTAGAATGTAAGGTATTGATGTTATATTTGCAGGGTAGATCTTATCAAGAAATTGCGTATGACTTGAAACGACATGTAAAATCTATTGATAATGCATTGCAGAGAGTAAAAAGAAAGTTGGAAAGATACTTGGAAATAAGATACACTTAA
- the rplJ gene encoding 50S ribosomal protein L10 translates to MSKAVEMKKEIVAEITEKFQNSTAAVVVDYRGLKVEEVTELRRKFREAGVEYKVYKNTMMRRAAENAGMEELVKELVGPNAVAFSYDDPIAPAKIASEFAKTHKNLELRVGIVEGAFYNEDKLKALADVPAREVLIAKLLGSLKAPVSNLAYLLQAIADKKEAEGQA, encoded by the coding sequence ATGTCAAAGGCTGTTGAAATGAAAAAAGAAATTGTAGCGGAAATTACTGAGAAATTTCAAAACTCTACTGCAGCAGTTGTAGTTGATTATAGAGGTTTAAAAGTAGAAGAAGTTACAGAACTAAGAAGAAAGTTCAGAGAAGCAGGAGTAGAGTACAAAGTATATAAAAATACTATGATGAGAAGAGCTGCTGAGAACGCTGGTATGGAAGAATTAGTGAAGGAATTAGTAGGACCAAATGCTGTAGCCTTTAGTTATGATGATCCTATAGCTCCGGCTAAAATAGCCAGTGAATTTGCAAAAACCCACAAAAACTTAGAGTTAAGAGTAGGTATTGTTGAAGGAGCTTTCTATAATGAAGACAAGTTAAAGGCACTTGCTGATGTACCAGCAAGAGAAGTGCTTATTGCTAAACTTCTTGGTAGCTTAAAAGCTCCAGTTTCTAACCTTGCTTACCTTCTTCAAGCTATTGCAGATAAAAAAGAAGCTGAAGGACAAGCGTAA
- the rplA gene encoding 50S ribosomal protein L1, producing the protein MPKRGKKYQEAMKLVDKTKLYDLKEAVETVKKTATAKFDETVELHVKLGVDSRHADQQVRGAVVLPHGTGKEVKVLVFAKGEKATEAEKAGADYVGADDLVAKIQGENWFDFDVVVATPDMMGVVGRLGRVLGPKGLMPNPKSGTVTFDLEKAVKEIKAGKVEYRLDKTNIIHVPIGKVSFEDSQLSENLKAILGAIVKAKPSAAKGQYLRSIALTSTMGPSIKVSPSKAVE; encoded by the coding sequence ATGCCAAAAAGAGGTAAAAAGTATCAAGAAGCTATGAAGCTTGTTGATAAAACTAAACTATATGATTTAAAAGAAGCTGTTGAAACAGTGAAGAAAACAGCAACAGCTAAGTTTGACGAAACTGTAGAGCTTCATGTAAAACTAGGGGTAGATTCAAGACATGCAGACCAACAAGTAAGAGGTGCTGTTGTACTACCTCATGGAACAGGTAAAGAAGTAAAAGTACTTGTGTTTGCTAAAGGTGAAAAAGCTACAGAAGCAGAAAAAGCTGGAGCTGATTATGTTGGAGCTGATGATCTAGTAGCAAAAATACAAGGTGAGAATTGGTTTGATTTTGATGTAGTTGTTGCTACACCTGATATGATGGGGGTAGTAGGTAGATTAGGTAGGGTGTTAGGGCCTAAGGGATTAATGCCAAACCCCAAATCTGGAACGGTTACTTTTGATTTAGAAAAAGCAGTTAAAGAAATTAAAGCTGGTAAAGTTGAATATAGATTAGATAAGACCAATATTATTCACGTACCAATTGGAAAGGTTTCTTTTGAAGATAGTCAACTATCTGAAAACCTTAAGGCAATTTTAGGGGCTATTGTGAAGGCGAAGCCTTCTGCTGCAAAAGGGCAATATTTAAGAAGTATTGCATTAACCAGCACAATGGGTCCAAGCATTAAAGTAAGCCCTAGTAAAGCTGTTGAATAA
- the rpmG gene encoding 50S ribosomal protein L33 encodes MRVKITLACTECKQRNYNTTKNKKNNPDRMEMKKYCKFCKSHTAHKETK; translated from the coding sequence GTGCGTGTAAAAATCACATTAGCATGTACAGAATGTAAACAAAGAAACTACAACACAACAAAGAACAAAAAAAACAATCCCGATCGTATGGAAATGAAAAAGTACTGCAAGTTTTGTAAAAGCCATACAGCTCACAAAGAAACAAAATAA
- the tuf gene encoding elongation factor Tu, whose product MAKAKYERNKPHVNIGTIGHVDHGKTTLTAAITMTLNKRLGTGSAVAFDQIDKAPEERERGITISTAHVEYETNNRHYAHVDCPGHADYVKNMITGAAQMDGAILVVSAADGPMPQTREHILLSRQVGVPYIVVFMNKCDMVDDEELLELVEMEIRDLLNEYEFPGDDTPVIKGSALQALNDPDSDWGTKIVEMFEIIDEYIPQPERDIDKPFLMPVEDVFSITGRGTVATGRVERGVVKVQDEIELVGLAEESRKLIVTGVEMFRKLLDQAEAGDNVGVLLRGIQRTEIERGQVLAKPGTIKPHTKFKAEVYVLKKEEGGRHTPFFDGYRPQFYFRTTDVTGSIKLPEGTEMVMPGDNITMEIELISPIATEEGLRFAIREGGRTVGAGVVASIIE is encoded by the coding sequence ATGGCAAAAGCAAAATATGAAAGAAATAAACCCCATGTAAACATAGGAACAATAGGACACGTTGACCATGGTAAAACAACATTAACAGCAGCGATTACAATGACATTAAACAAAAGATTAGGAACAGGTTCAGCAGTAGCCTTTGACCAAATCGATAAAGCACCAGAAGAAAGAGAAAGAGGAATCACAATTTCAACAGCACACGTTGAGTACGAAACAAACAACAGACACTACGCACACGTAGACTGCCCAGGCCATGCTGACTATGTAAAGAACATGATCACAGGAGCAGCACAAATGGACGGAGCGATCTTAGTAGTATCAGCAGCGGATGGTCCAATGCCACAAACAAGAGAGCATATCCTACTATCAAGACAAGTAGGTGTACCATACATCGTAGTATTCATGAACAAGTGTGATATGGTAGATGACGAAGAATTATTAGAGTTAGTAGAAATGGAAATCAGAGACCTATTAAACGAGTATGAGTTCCCAGGAGATGACACACCAGTAATCAAAGGATCAGCTTTACAAGCATTAAATGATCCAGACAGTGATTGGGGAACAAAGATTGTAGAGATGTTTGAAATCATCGACGAATACATCCCACAACCAGAAAGAGATATCGACAAGCCATTCCTAATGCCAGTAGAGGACGTATTCTCTATTACAGGTAGAGGAACAGTTGCAACAGGAAGAGTAGAAAGAGGCGTAGTAAAAGTACAAGACGAAATAGAGTTAGTAGGATTAGCAGAAGAATCAAGAAAGTTAATCGTAACAGGGGTAGAAATGTTTAGAAAATTACTAGACCAAGCAGAAGCAGGAGACAACGTAGGGGTATTACTAAGAGGTATCCAAAGAACAGAAATCGAAAGAGGACAAGTATTAGCAAAGCCTGGTACAATTAAGCCTCATACAAAGTTTAAAGCAGAGGTATATGTATTGAAAAAAGAAGAAGGTGGAAGACATACACCATTCTTTGATGGATACAGACCACAGTTTTATTTCAGAACAACAGACGTAACAGGAAGCATCAAGTTACCAGAAGGAACAGAAATGGTAATGCCAGGAGACAACATTACAATGGAAATCGAATTAATTAGCCCAATCGCTACAGAAGAAGGTTTAAGATTTGCGATCCGTGAAGGTGGAAGAACTGTAGGCGCTGGTGTAGTTGCTTCTATTATTGAGTAA
- the secE gene encoding preprotein translocase subunit SecE, with product MTTQANTNTKAGNLGKYLKGVKSELRKVNWPTREELKNNTGVVIASCLLATILLWALDTFFGFGLNFIIR from the coding sequence ATGACTACTCAAGCAAATACAAATACAAAGGCCGGGAACCTTGGGAAATACTTAAAAGGTGTTAAGTCCGAGCTTAGAAAAGTGAATTGGCCTACTAGAGAAGAGCTAAAAAATAACACAGGTGTTGTTATAGCTTCCTGTTTATTGGCAACAATTCTACTATGGGCATTAGACACGTTTTTTGGTTTTGGATTAAATTTCATTATTAGATAA